In Cicer arietinum cultivar CDC Frontier isolate Library 1 chromosome 1, Cicar.CDCFrontier_v2.0, whole genome shotgun sequence, one DNA window encodes the following:
- the LOC101497450 gene encoding enoyl-[acyl-carrier-protein] reductase, mitochondrial, which produces MLRSLIQKSPSSIFHLNFNLRSLRSRVMNTQSFSSTVSPPSKAIVYETHGQPDAVTKLVHIPGTEVKENDVCVKMLAAPINPSDVNRIQGIYPVRPEPPAVGGYEGVGEVYSVGSAVTSFSPGDWVIPSPPSFGTWQTYIVKNQNVWHKVNKGVPMEYAATITVNPLTALLMLEDCVTLNSGDAIVQNGATSMVGQCVIQLAKSRGIHNINIIRDRPGVNEVKERLKDLGADEVFTENELEVKNVKSLLGGIPEPALGFNCVGGNSASLVLKFLRHGGTMVTYGGMSKKPVTVSTSSFIFKDISLRGFWLQKWLGTDKAEESRRMIDRLLGLVQDGKLKYKMELTPFHDFNTALDKSLGKLGSQPKQVIKF; this is translated from the exons ATGTTGCGATCACTGATTCAGAAATCCCCTTCTTCAATATTCCACCTCAATTTCAACTTGAGGTCACTTCGGAGCAGAGTTATGAACACACAATCATTCTCCTCCACCGTGTCACCGCCGTCGAAGGCAATCGTATACGAAACGCACGGCCAACCCGACGCGGTGACGAAACTTGTGCACATTCCGGGTACGGAAGTGAAAGAGAATGATGTGTGCGTGAAGATGCTGGCAGCTCCAATAAACCCTTCTGATGTGAATAGGATACAAGGCATTTATCCCGTGAGGCCAGAACCACCTGCAGTTGGTGGTTATGAAGGTGTTGGAGAGGTTTACTCCGTTGGCTCCGCTGTAACTTCTTTCTCTCCTGGCGATTGGGTTATTCCCTCTCCACCTTCTTTCG gTACGTGGCAAACATACATTGTGAAGAATCAGAATGTTTGGCACAAAGTAAACAAGGGTGTGCCTATGGAATATGCTGCTACAATTACTGTTAATCCTCTCACTGCTCTTCTCATGCTTGAAGACTGCGTTACTTTGAACTCAG GAGATGCTATTGTGCAGAATGGGGCAACCAGCATGGTTGGTCAGTGTGTCATTCAGCTGGCAAAGTCTCGTGGCATTCACAACATCAATATTATCAGAGACAG GCCTGGGGTTAATGAAGTAAAAGAAAGACTTAAGGATTTGGGTGCTGATGAAGTTTTCACTGAGAATGAATTGGAAGTGAAGAATGTCAAGAGTCTCCTG GGTGGTATACCGGAACCTGCACTGGGGTTTAACTGTGTTGGTGGCAATTCTGCTTCTCTGGTTCTCAAATTTTTAAG ACATGGAGGAACAATGGTGACATATGGTGGAATGTCTAAAAAACCTGTCACAGTATCAACTTCATCCTTCATATTTAAG GATATTTCTTTGAGGGGTTTCTGGTTGCAGAAGTGGTTGGGCACAGATAAAGCTGAAGAGAGCAGAAGAATGATAGACAGGCTTTTGGGTCTTGTACAAGATGGAAAGTTAAAATACAA GATGGAATTGACTCCTTTTCACGATTTCAACACAGCATTGGATAAATCTCTAGGAAAACTTGGGAGCCAACCAAAGCAAGTGATCAAATTCTAA